Proteins encoded within one genomic window of Bacillus thuringiensis:
- a CDS encoding undecaprenyl-diphosphatase has product MSFSQFNIDIFRAINDLGKQYSFLNPAIVFLAEYMVYIFALIILAYWFTGSRKSRMIVIQAMVAFVIAEVIGKIAGEFHLNYQPFAVLPDVNKLVDHAVDNSFPSDHTILFFSICFSFWLVRKRTGWLWLILALCVAISRIWVGVHYPFDVAIGALIGCVSAVFSYWLIPKLSFIRQLLTQYERVEKHVLPSKNKSKGF; this is encoded by the coding sequence ATGTCTTTTTCTCAATTCAATATTGATATTTTTCGAGCAATTAATGATTTAGGTAAACAATATTCATTCCTAAACCCGGCCATCGTATTTTTGGCAGAATATATGGTATATATTTTTGCTTTAATTATTTTAGCTTATTGGTTTACTGGGTCTAGAAAAAGTAGAATGATAGTTATTCAAGCGATGGTTGCTTTTGTAATTGCTGAGGTAATCGGGAAAATAGCAGGGGAATTCCATCTAAATTATCAACCGTTTGCAGTATTGCCTGATGTTAATAAACTTGTCGACCATGCTGTAGATAATTCATTTCCTAGTGACCATACGATTCTCTTTTTTTCAATTTGTTTTTCGTTTTGGCTTGTTCGTAAAAGAACTGGATGGCTATGGCTTATACTTGCACTTTGTGTAGCAATCTCACGTATTTGGGTTGGGGTTCATTATCCTTTTGATGTTGCAATAGGGGCTTTAATAGGATGTGTTTCAGCGGTATTTTCGTATTGGTTAATACCGAAATTATCTTTTATTAGGCAATTACTTACTCAATATGAAAGAGTAGAGAAACATGTTTTACCATCCAAAAACAAATCAAAGGGATTTTGA
- a CDS encoding alpha/beta hydrolase: MIFSKLIDRYALYDLHKKRSVAFQYTSLSNTSLNIKDIESFYKVKPSYIHFDIKHLKQKNEYMVGQFKYKSSVQSGDSRNDSVTGELFLHKNENAPHVIFVHGWRMDSNERVKKIFHDHMTTLKWNMYYFTLPYHFERKPDQSLFSGEYMVSANIERTVQATRQAVTDLRALIKWIKANKNVPLILIGISLGGFITNLTSLVEEEIDVLASIFYANRLSYSIWNTIPGKFIREDLKYHGITYDDLIDYWKITEPSQALPKVQKENILLISGKHDLYVHSEDTDYLWESWERPTQYIYTCGHAGIVLKRKKIATDTINFIQNRLNAPHLSNDRS, translated from the coding sequence TTGATTTTTTCAAAACTCATTGATCGGTACGCCTTATATGATTTACACAAAAAAAGAAGTGTAGCGTTTCAGTATACTTCCCTTTCTAACACTTCATTAAATATAAAGGACATAGAATCTTTTTATAAAGTAAAACCATCCTATATTCATTTTGACATTAAGCATTTAAAGCAAAAAAATGAATACATGGTTGGGCAATTCAAATATAAAAGCTCGGTTCAATCCGGTGATTCACGCAACGACTCTGTAACTGGGGAATTATTCTTACATAAAAATGAAAATGCACCTCATGTTATCTTTGTTCACGGTTGGAGAATGGATTCTAACGAACGTGTAAAAAAAATATTCCACGATCATATGACCACTCTAAAGTGGAATATGTATTATTTCACTCTACCCTATCATTTTGAAAGAAAACCCGATCAATCCTTATTCAGTGGAGAGTATATGGTAAGTGCAAATATTGAACGAACAGTACAAGCAACTAGACAAGCGGTAACTGATTTACGGGCTTTGATTAAATGGATTAAAGCAAATAAAAATGTTCCCCTGATTCTAATAGGAATTAGTTTAGGTGGATTTATTACTAACTTAACCTCTCTTGTTGAAGAAGAAATTGATGTGTTAGCATCCATTTTCTATGCAAATCGACTTTCTTATTCTATTTGGAATACAATTCCGGGTAAATTTATTAGAGAAGACTTAAAATATCATGGTATTACGTATGATGACTTAATAGATTATTGGAAAATCACTGAACCGAGTCAAGCATTACCAAAAGTACAAAAAGAAAATATTTTATTAATTTCAGGTAAGCACGATCTATATGTGCATTCTGAGGATACAGACTACTTGTGGGAATCTTGGGAAAGGCCTACACAATATATTTATACATGTGGGCATGCCGGGATAGTTCTTAAACGTAAAAAAATTGCAACTGATACTATCAATTTTATTCAAAATCGATTGAACGCCCCGCACTTATCCAATGACAGGTCTTAA
- a CDS encoding ABC transporter ATP-binding protein — translation METILQFKNLDYYYESNGKNVAILDNVNFSFQKGHFYTILGPSGSGKTTTLSLGCGLDVPKNGYVLYNGKDIRKIGLDRYRNQNVSVIFQSYNLITYMTALQNVLTAMEITGVKVQNKTARALELLERVGLSEAEAKRNVLQLSGGQQQRVAIARALSCNVDLLIADEPTGNLDEETAMDIIELFQELAHKENKCIIVVTHSQEVAKKSDRAVYLSKKKLVVNEI, via the coding sequence ATGGAGACGATTTTACAGTTTAAAAATTTGGATTATTATTATGAAAGTAACGGAAAAAATGTAGCGATACTAGATAATGTTAACTTTTCTTTTCAAAAAGGACATTTCTACACGATTTTAGGACCATCTGGATCTGGTAAAACCACAACTCTAAGCTTAGGTTGTGGACTAGATGTCCCTAAAAATGGTTATGTACTGTATAATGGCAAAGATATTAGAAAAATTGGTTTGGATCGATACCGTAATCAAAATGTATCTGTAATTTTCCAATCTTATAACTTAATTACCTATATGACCGCTCTTCAAAACGTCTTAACAGCAATGGAAATTACAGGTGTTAAAGTGCAAAATAAAACAGCAAGAGCATTAGAATTATTAGAGAGGGTAGGACTCTCAGAAGCTGAAGCGAAACGAAACGTCCTGCAACTAAGCGGTGGACAACAACAGCGTGTAGCAATTGCTCGAGCACTATCGTGTAATGTTGATTTACTAATTGCAGATGAGCCGACAGGAAACCTCGACGAGGAAACCGCAATGGATATAATAGAACTGTTTCAAGAACTTGCACATAAAGAGAATAAATGCATTATTGTTGTGACGCACTCACAGGAGGTTGCTAAAAAATCAGATCGTGCAGTGTATTTAAGTAAGAAGAAGTTGGTCGTAAATGAAATCTAA
- a CDS encoding ABC transporter permease — translation MNFMKRAILSMKKRIGTSLILMAVFLIVTNLVLSGFTIQNASKKAADAARKKLGVDVTLGLNFDKLGQKAKESGEMPNPPQLDAKETDQLAESKYVKDYNYITNTLGISDGLKLVGASEGEEEGKGKVGMAAARGGSSSGTEIDMNASFMIEGVRKTALQESFKNGKSKIIDGKPITEQMKEQNVALMEKRLAELNNLKVGDKVKIQSGDKKETLEIEIIGIYETNEQAMGQQAPPIMDPANKLYMPHSTMKKLEVDQGISSVQVVYFLNDPQYIDAFKKEAKKSNIDFNYYKLDAHDSLYKQMIGPIENISSTSQMIIYIVSIAGAIILGLIIMLSIKGRRKEMGILLSIGEKKWKLVAQFVVEVVCVAILAFGLSITTGAKVSQYIGDHLLSNEIATASEETDTSQHGTVMMAGPGGTLQNQKEDPIDKIDVSVTGEDVGKMGGIGLAIAIIATLLPALSILRLNPKQILLKDE, via the coding sequence ATGAATTTTATGAAACGAGCAATTCTCAGTATGAAAAAAAGGATAGGAACATCATTAATTTTGATGGCAGTTTTTCTGATTGTTACAAACTTGGTTCTTTCAGGTTTCACAATCCAAAATGCATCAAAAAAAGCAGCGGATGCTGCAAGAAAAAAACTTGGTGTAGATGTTACTTTAGGTCTTAATTTCGACAAATTAGGTCAAAAAGCTAAGGAATCTGGAGAAATGCCAAATCCGCCGCAGCTCGATGCAAAAGAAACAGATCAATTAGCGGAGTCCAAGTATGTAAAAGATTATAATTACATAACTAATACTTTAGGTATTTCTGATGGGCTTAAACTAGTAGGGGCTTCAGAAGGAGAAGAAGAAGGAAAAGGTAAAGTGGGAATGGCGGCCGCGCGAGGCGGTTCAAGCTCTGGTACAGAAATAGATATGAATGCTTCTTTTATGATTGAGGGAGTTCGCAAGACTGCATTACAAGAAAGCTTTAAAAACGGAAAAAGTAAAATCATTGATGGAAAACCAATAACAGAGCAAATGAAGGAACAGAATGTAGCTTTAATGGAAAAACGATTAGCGGAATTAAACAATTTGAAAGTAGGAGACAAAGTTAAAATACAATCAGGGGATAAGAAGGAAACCCTTGAGATTGAAATTATCGGTATTTACGAAACAAATGAGCAAGCAATGGGTCAACAGGCTCCTCCTATTATGGATCCAGCTAATAAACTATATATGCCACATTCAACTATGAAAAAATTAGAAGTAGACCAAGGTATAAGTAGTGTTCAAGTCGTGTATTTCTTGAATGATCCACAATATATTGATGCATTTAAAAAAGAAGCAAAAAAATCTAATATTGATTTTAATTATTATAAATTAGATGCGCATGATTCATTGTACAAGCAAATGATTGGTCCTATCGAAAATATCTCTTCGACTTCTCAAATGATTATTTATATTGTATCGATTGCAGGTGCGATCATTTTAGGATTAATCATTATGCTATCAATTAAAGGACGTCGTAAAGAAATGGGAATTCTATTGTCTATTGGAGAGAAAAAGTGGAAACTGGTGGCGCAATTCGTAGTAGAAGTAGTGTGTGTCGCTATTTTAGCATTTGGATTATCCATAACAACAGGAGCTAAAGTTTCTCAATATATCGGGGATCATTTACTTTCGAATGAAATTGCTACTGCAAGCGAAGAAACAGATACCTCGCAACATGGTACTGTAATGATGGCTGGACCCGGTGGTACTCTACAAAATCAAAAAGAAGATCCAATTGATAAAATTGATGTAAGTGTAACAGGAGAAGATGTAGGGAAAATGGGTGGAATAGGACTAGCTATTGCTATAATAGCAACGCTTCTTCCAGCATTATCTATTCTACGTTTAAACCCAAAACAAATTCTTTTAAAAGATGAATGA